The Agromyces mangrovi genome contains a region encoding:
- the tyrS gene encoding tyrosine--tRNA ligase, producing MPAPVILASQRIDDSFDDIWEELVWRGHVHVSTDEAALKELLAGDPITYYCGFDPTAPSLHLGNLVQLIVMRRLQLAGHRPLGLVGGSTGLIGDPRPTAERTLNTRETVAEWVGYLQAQVSRFLSTEGDNAMRLVNNLDWTAPMSAIDFLREVGKHYRVGTMLKKDAVAARLESNEGISYTEFSYQILQGMDFLELYRSYGCVLQTGGSDQWGNLTSGTDLIHRAEGASVHAIGTPLVTNADGTKFGKSEGNAIWLDPALCSPYRFYQFWLNTDDADVISRLKVFTFLSRDEIAEYEQAVADAPFRREAQKRLASEVTTLVHGADATQAVIDASQALFGQGDLASLDPATLEAALRELPHATTAADAPVAQLLVDTGLVASLSDARRAIKQGGVSLNNARVEDEHATLEGQTLPGGMAVLRRGKKTMAGVFLA from the coding sequence GTGCCAGCCCCCGTGATCCTCGCTTCGCAGCGCATCGACGACTCCTTCGACGACATCTGGGAGGAGCTCGTCTGGCGCGGCCACGTGCACGTCTCCACCGACGAGGCCGCCCTGAAGGAACTGCTCGCGGGCGACCCGATCACGTACTACTGCGGCTTCGACCCGACGGCGCCGAGCCTGCACCTGGGCAACCTCGTGCAGCTCATCGTCATGCGCCGGCTCCAGCTCGCCGGCCACCGACCGCTCGGGCTCGTCGGCGGCTCGACGGGCCTCATCGGCGATCCGCGACCCACCGCCGAGCGCACGCTCAACACCAGGGAGACCGTCGCCGAGTGGGTCGGCTACCTGCAGGCCCAGGTCTCGCGATTCCTCTCGACCGAGGGCGACAACGCGATGCGGCTCGTCAACAACCTCGACTGGACGGCGCCGATGTCGGCGATCGACTTCCTGCGCGAGGTCGGCAAGCACTACCGCGTCGGCACCATGCTGAAGAAGGACGCGGTCGCGGCCCGCCTCGAGTCGAACGAGGGCATCAGCTACACCGAGTTCAGCTACCAGATCCTGCAGGGCATGGACTTCCTGGAGCTCTACCGCAGCTACGGCTGCGTGCTGCAGACCGGGGGCAGCGACCAGTGGGGCAACCTCACGAGTGGCACCGACCTCATCCATCGCGCCGAGGGCGCGAGCGTGCACGCGATCGGCACGCCGCTCGTCACGAACGCCGACGGCACGAAGTTCGGGAAGAGCGAGGGCAACGCGATCTGGCTCGACCCCGCGCTCTGCAGCCCGTACCGCTTCTACCAGTTCTGGCTCAACACCGACGACGCCGACGTGATCTCGCGCCTCAAGGTCTTCACGTTCCTCTCGCGCGACGAGATCGCCGAGTACGAGCAGGCCGTGGCCGACGCGCCCTTCCGCCGCGAGGCCCAGAAGCGGCTCGCGAGCGAGGTCACGACACTGGTGCACGGGGCGGATGCCACGCAGGCCGTGATCGACGCATCGCAGGCGCTGTTCGGGCAGGGCGACCTCGCGTCGCTCGATCCGGCGACCCTTGAGGCGGCCCTGCGCGAGCTGCCGCATGCGACCACAGCGGCGGATGCCCCGGTGGCGCAGCTCCTCGTCGACACCGGGCTCGTGGCAAGCCTCAGCGACGCGCGACGCGCGATCAAGCAGGGCGGGGTGTCGCTCAACAACGCCCGCGTGGAGGACGAGCACGCGACCCTCGAGGGGCAGACGCTGCCCGGCGGCATGGCCGTGCTGCGACGCGGCAAGAAGACCATGGCGGGAGTGTTCCTGGCCTGA
- a CDS encoding CoA transferase: protein MTERRFLRRAWVDLGRPADELDLVDPLPVPALPSRLSTAALAAESVAAASLAGAVASVAGTDRPAPRVRLSGPRIAAAVSSERSFRLDGESPDVWAPMSGFFRARDGWVRTHGNYPHHAAALRRALGLGADATADDLAAVLARTDAADASQRVTAAGGLCVVVAPEQPSVDAALAATPLVEVRRLGDAAPRAPLPGAADAPLAGVRVLDLTRVIAGPVCTRTLALLGADVLRIDSPRLPEPEWQHLDSGAGKRSALVDAGTAEGRARLERLLADADVLVTGYRPEAIAGLGLAADDVAARHPGIVVVQLAAWGFGAADRARRGFDSIVQAASGIGCIEGGERPEALPAQVLDHATGYLLAATAVTILERQRADGGSWSVHGSLRRTAAELLRSPRAADPSPPETLTAEARALQEVEFADPPRVRTVLPAVAFDGLPDAWPSAPHAWGSDAPEWAR from the coding sequence ATGACGGAGCGGCGGTTCCTGCGCCGTGCGTGGGTGGATCTCGGGCGGCCCGCCGACGAGCTCGACCTCGTCGACCCGCTCCCGGTGCCGGCACTGCCGTCACGGCTGTCGACCGCTGCGCTCGCCGCGGAGTCGGTCGCGGCCGCGTCGCTGGCCGGCGCCGTGGCATCCGTCGCCGGCACCGACCGACCCGCGCCGCGTGTGCGCCTCTCCGGGCCGCGCATCGCCGCCGCGGTGTCGAGCGAGCGCTCGTTTCGTCTCGACGGCGAGTCGCCGGACGTCTGGGCGCCGATGTCGGGGTTCTTCCGCGCGCGTGACGGGTGGGTGCGCACGCACGGCAACTACCCGCACCACGCCGCGGCGCTCCGGCGTGCGCTGGGGTTGGGGGCGGATGCGACGGCCGACGACCTCGCTGCGGTGCTGGCGCGGACCGATGCGGCGGATGCCTCGCAGCGCGTGACCGCGGCCGGTGGCCTGTGCGTCGTGGTCGCGCCCGAACAGCCGTCCGTGGATGCCGCGCTCGCCGCGACCCCGCTCGTGGAGGTGCGTCGCCTGGGGGATGCCGCACCCCGCGCGCCGCTGCCCGGGGCGGCGGATGCGCCGCTCGCCGGGGTCCGGGTGCTCGACCTCACGCGCGTGATCGCCGGGCCGGTCTGCACGCGCACGCTCGCGCTGCTCGGCGCCGACGTACTGAGAATCGATTCGCCGCGGCTGCCCGAGCCCGAGTGGCAGCACCTCGACTCGGGTGCCGGCAAGCGCTCGGCCCTGGTCGACGCCGGCACGGCTGAGGGTCGAGCGCGTCTCGAGCGGCTCCTGGCCGACGCGGACGTGCTCGTCACGGGGTACCGTCCCGAGGCGATCGCGGGGTTGGGTCTCGCTGCGGACGACGTCGCCGCGCGGCATCCGGGCATCGTCGTCGTGCAGCTCGCGGCCTGGGGGTTCGGCGCCGCAGATCGTGCGCGACGCGGGTTCGACTCGATCGTGCAGGCCGCGAGCGGCATCGGCTGTATTGAGGGCGGTGAGCGTCCGGAGGCGCTTCCTGCGCAGGTGCTCGACCATGCGACGGGGTACCTGCTGGCGGCCACCGCCGTCACGATCCTCGAGCGGCAGCGCGCGGACGGCGGGTCCTGGTCGGTGCACGGATCGCTTCGGCGCACCGCGGCGGAGCTGCTGCGGTCGCCGCGGGCGGCGGACCCGTCACCGCCGGAGACGCTCACCGCCGAGGCACGTGCACTGCAGGAGGTCGAGTTCGCCGACCCGCCGCGCGTGCGAACGGTGCTGCCGGCGGTCGCGTTCGACGGGCTGCCCGACGCCTGGCCGAGCGCGCCGCACGCGTGGGGGAGCGACGCACCGGAGTGGGCCCGCTGA